In a genomic window of Halostella litorea:
- a CDS encoding universal stress protein, translated as MRYLVATDSVHTSAAACDYLADRLADGDAVVGVAVAETPDEERDRREALNVLRVRLPGADVETELRHGDAADELRDAVADHAADELVVGPRRGDPDADPALGGTARALLAEPPVPVVAVPLDGG; from the coding sequence ATGCGATATCTCGTCGCGACGGACTCCGTCCACACCAGCGCGGCGGCGTGTGACTACCTCGCGGACCGGCTCGCCGACGGCGACGCCGTCGTCGGCGTCGCGGTCGCGGAGACCCCGGACGAGGAGCGCGACCGCCGGGAGGCGCTGAACGTGCTCCGCGTGCGGCTCCCGGGCGCCGACGTCGAGACGGAACTCCGCCACGGCGACGCCGCCGACGAACTCCGGGACGCGGTCGCCGACCACGCGGCGGACGAACTCGTCGTCGGCCCGCGCCGGGGCGACCCGGACGCCGACCCGGCGCTCGGCGGCACCGCCCGCGCGTTGCTCGCCGAGCCGCCGGTCCCAGTCGTCGCGGTGCCGCTCGACGGCGGCTAG
- a CDS encoding universal stress protein codes for MLSRVLVPMDGSEMAERALEYALDNHPDTDVTVLVVVGEPTAMMGEAMSLAFEADLEAAARERADAVIGRAEAIAADRGVEIDTAVDIGRPARAIVAHAADHDAVVLGSHGGDLSGRLFVGNVAETVFRRSPVPVTTVR; via the coding sequence ATGCTCTCCCGCGTCCTCGTTCCGATGGACGGCTCCGAGATGGCGGAGCGCGCGCTGGAGTACGCGCTCGACAACCACCCCGACACCGACGTGACCGTCCTCGTCGTCGTCGGCGAGCCGACGGCGATGATGGGCGAGGCGATGAGCCTCGCGTTCGAGGCGGACCTGGAAGCGGCCGCCCGGGAGCGCGCCGATGCGGTGATCGGGCGCGCCGAGGCGATCGCGGCCGACCGCGGCGTGGAGATAGACACCGCGGTCGACATCGGCCGGCCCGCGCGGGCCATCGTCGCCCACGCGGCGGACCACGACGCGGTCGTGCTGGGGAGCCACGGCGGCGACCTCTCGGGCCGCCTGTTCGTCGGCAACGTCGCCGAGACGGTGTTCCGGCGCTCGCCGGTGCCGGTGACGACCGTGCGGTGA
- a CDS encoding phytoene/squalene synthase family protein → MPEDSHIEKSKAIQRRTGKTFHLATRVLPERVRHPTYVLYAFFRIADEVVDDANGTPPDQQAARLEELRDEALGRVETDSDVLAAFQEVGEEYDVPDGEIHAFVDAMKSDIDTDRYETYDDLRAYMRGSAAAVGAMMTAIMGTEDEEAALPHAVALGEAFQMTNFLRDVREDVVDRDRIYLPLETLERHGVPERQVEDLEFSEGFADAMREEIGRTERLYRQGVAGIEYLPEDCQFAVLLSAVLYADHHREIRKQGYDVLSAEPELGTARKLWLAARTRWHWQWNRDPVAVFRRVSALPESGRTRYEAEPPEPVPVR, encoded by the coding sequence ATGCCTGAGGACAGCCACATCGAGAAGAGCAAGGCGATCCAGCGACGGACGGGGAAGACGTTCCACCTCGCGACGCGCGTCCTCCCCGAACGGGTCCGCCACCCGACGTACGTGCTCTACGCGTTCTTCCGGATCGCCGACGAGGTCGTCGACGACGCGAACGGGACGCCCCCCGACCAGCAGGCCGCCCGCCTCGAGGAACTGCGCGACGAGGCGCTCGGCCGCGTCGAGACCGACTCCGACGTGCTGGCGGCGTTTCAGGAGGTCGGCGAGGAGTACGACGTGCCCGACGGCGAGATCCACGCGTTCGTCGACGCGATGAAGTCGGACATCGACACGGACCGCTACGAGACGTACGACGACCTCCGGGCGTACATGCGCGGTTCGGCCGCCGCCGTCGGCGCGATGATGACGGCGATCATGGGCACGGAGGACGAGGAGGCCGCCCTGCCCCACGCCGTCGCGCTCGGCGAGGCGTTCCAGATGACGAACTTCCTCAGGGACGTCCGGGAGGACGTCGTCGACCGCGACCGGATCTACCTCCCGCTGGAGACCCTGGAGCGCCACGGCGTCCCCGAGCGGCAGGTCGAGGACCTGGAGTTCTCCGAGGGGTTCGCCGACGCGATGCGCGAGGAGATCGGCCGCACCGAGCGCCTCTACCGGCAGGGCGTCGCCGGCATCGAGTACCTGCCCGAGGACTGCCAGTTCGCGGTGTTGCTGTCGGCGGTGCTGTACGCCGACCACCACCGAGAGATCCGCAAACAGGGGTACGACGTGCTCTCCGCGGAGCCGGAACTCGGCACCGCGCGGAAACTGTGGCTGGCGGCCCGGACGCGCTGGCACTGGCAGTGGAACCGCGACCCGGTGGCCGTGTTCCGCCGCGTCAGCGCGCTCCCGGAGTCCGGCCGGACCCGCTACGAGGCGGAGCCGCCGGAGCCGGTGCCGGTGCGCTGA
- the cruF gene encoding bisanhydrobacterioruberin hydratase, protein MDRAAVERRLDDLVRENRFTIAVVFPAVGAVLLLASAEGLVPEPLAFQPTLVLFGTLVMRLPLIAGVSPLVDRRAAAAVLALTAYAYGIEFVGVNTGWPYGGFEYGIDLGPMLAGEVPVGLPVFFLPLVLNSYLLVLLSLGDAARRRAVRLLATLATVLAVDLVLDPGAVALGFWAYDAGGAYYGVPLSNYAGWVLSGAVAVACFDVAFDHAALVVRLRDCSFMLDDLVSFVLLWGLINAFYANAVPVLVAAGFLLALLRTDEFDAAVLRRPVERLGGR, encoded by the coding sequence ATGGATAGGGCCGCGGTCGAGCGCCGACTGGACGACCTCGTCCGGGAGAACCGCTTCACCATCGCGGTCGTGTTCCCGGCCGTCGGAGCCGTCCTCCTGCTCGCAAGCGCCGAGGGGCTGGTGCCGGAGCCGCTGGCCTTCCAGCCGACGCTCGTGCTCTTCGGCACGCTCGTGATGCGGTTGCCCCTGATCGCGGGCGTCTCGCCGCTCGTCGACCGCCGGGCGGCCGCGGCCGTGCTCGCGCTGACGGCGTACGCCTACGGGATCGAGTTCGTCGGCGTCAACACGGGGTGGCCCTACGGCGGCTTCGAGTACGGGATCGACCTCGGCCCGATGCTCGCCGGCGAGGTGCCGGTCGGCCTCCCCGTGTTCTTCCTGCCGCTGGTGCTGAACAGCTACCTGCTCGTTTTGCTGTCGCTCGGCGACGCCGCGCGCCGGCGCGCCGTCCGCCTGCTGGCGACGCTGGCGACGGTGCTCGCGGTCGACCTCGTGCTCGACCCCGGCGCGGTCGCGCTCGGCTTCTGGGCGTACGACGCCGGCGGCGCGTACTACGGCGTGCCGCTCTCGAACTACGCGGGCTGGGTGCTGTCCGGCGCGGTCGCGGTGGCGTGTTTCGACGTCGCGTTCGACCACGCGGCGCTCGTCGTGCGCCTGCGCGACTGCTCGTTCATGCTCGACGACCTGGTGAGCTTCGTGTTGCTGTGGGGGCTGATAAACGCCTTCTACGCGAACGCCGTCCCCGTGCTGGTTGCGGCCGGCTTCCTCCTCGCGCTGCTCCGGACCGACGAGTTCGACGCGGCCGTTCTCCGCCGGCCGGTCGAGCGCCTGGGCGGGCGGTGA
- a CDS encoding prenyltransferase, whose amino-acid sequence MSAGRAAYLLKLSRPRFWLYLAGPVLVGVAFGARAVGDLGSPAAVALFAYFLVPANVYLYGINDVFDADVDAENPKKEDREVRYGGQRFVVAAVAVSAALLAVPAALVPALALPWLAGYFLLATEYSAPPLRFKTTPFLDSLSNGLYVLPGAAAYAAVAGEHPPALAVAGGWLWSMAMHTFSAIPDIEPDRRAGIRTTATALGERRTYAYCAAIWALAAAAFVPLDPRAGALLAVYPVLVAGVAVSDVAVDRAYWYYPAINTVVGAALTMGALWGTVHG is encoded by the coding sequence ATGAGCGCCGGCCGCGCGGCGTACCTGCTGAAGCTGTCGCGCCCGCGGTTCTGGCTCTACCTCGCCGGCCCCGTCCTCGTCGGCGTCGCCTTCGGCGCGCGGGCGGTCGGGGACCTCGGTTCGCCGGCGGCGGTCGCGCTGTTCGCGTACTTCCTCGTCCCGGCGAACGTCTACCTCTACGGGATAAACGACGTGTTCGACGCGGACGTCGACGCCGAGAACCCGAAGAAGGAGGACCGGGAGGTGCGCTACGGCGGCCAGCGGTTCGTCGTCGCCGCGGTCGCCGTCTCCGCGGCACTGCTGGCGGTCCCGGCCGCGCTCGTGCCCGCGCTCGCGCTGCCGTGGCTCGCCGGTTACTTCCTGCTGGCGACGGAGTACAGCGCGCCGCCGCTCCGGTTCAAGACGACACCGTTCCTCGACTCGCTGTCGAACGGGCTGTACGTGCTGCCGGGGGCGGCCGCCTACGCCGCCGTCGCGGGCGAGCACCCGCCCGCGCTGGCCGTCGCCGGCGGGTGGCTCTGGTCGATGGCGATGCACACGTTCTCGGCGATCCCGGACATCGAACCGGACCGACGCGCGGGCATCCGCACGACCGCGACGGCGCTCGGCGAGCGCCGGACGTACGCGTACTGCGCCGCCATCTGGGCGCTCGCGGCAGCCGCGTTCGTCCCGCTCGACCCGCGTGCCGGCGCGCTGCTCGCCGTCTACCCCGTTCTGGTCGCCGGCGTCGCGGTCTCCGACGTCGCCGTCGACCGGGCGTACTGGTACTACCCGGCGATAAACACCGTCGTCGGCGCGGCCCTGACGATGGGGGCGCTGTGGGGGACCGTCCATGGATAG
- a CDS encoding phytoene desaturase family protein: MQPLAGESVVVIGSGFGGLSTACYLADAGADVTVVEKNDQLGGRASRLEVDGFRFDMGPSWYLMPDVFERFFGHFDRSPGEYYGLERLDPHYRIFFKENEGPRPAAPEGGDLPDGLHARSDGDVVDVPADKEQSKRIFEAYEEGAGDALEAYLEEAAYTYDVGMEHFVYEDRSRFRDFLDPDIARHADGLSLLGTMQEHVEDYFDHPKLQQVMQYTLVFLGGSPTNTPALYNLMSHVDFNLGVWYPENGLGGVVDGIAELGGELGVEFRTGEPATEIKGKRGGFLVETEGGKHLADLVVSDADYAHTEQDLLPPEKRGFSADYWDSRTYAPSAFLMYLGVEGEVPELAHHTLVLPANWQQHFDRIFEDPGWPDDPAYYLCVPSKTDDTVAPEGHSNLFALVPIAPGLDDGPEVREEYRDLVLRDIAAHADTDLRDRIVVEEIFSVSDFADRYNSVQGTALGMAHTLSQTAAFRPPHRSKEVDGLYFTGSYTTPGIGVPMCLISGDVTAEKVVEDARA, translated from the coding sequence ATGCAACCGCTCGCGGGCGAGTCGGTCGTGGTCATCGGCAGCGGCTTCGGCGGCCTCTCGACGGCGTGTTACCTCGCCGACGCGGGGGCCGACGTGACCGTCGTGGAGAAAAACGACCAGCTTGGCGGGCGCGCCAGCAGGCTGGAGGTCGACGGCTTCCGGTTCGACATGGGGCCGTCGTGGTACCTGATGCCCGACGTGTTCGAGCGGTTCTTCGGCCACTTCGACCGCTCGCCCGGCGAGTACTACGGGCTGGAGCGACTCGACCCGCACTACCGGATCTTCTTCAAGGAGAACGAGGGGCCACGCCCCGCGGCCCCCGAGGGGGGCGACCTCCCCGACGGACTGCACGCCCGGTCGGACGGCGACGTGGTCGACGTGCCGGCCGACAAGGAGCAGTCCAAGCGCATCTTCGAGGCGTACGAGGAGGGCGCGGGCGACGCGCTGGAGGCGTATCTGGAGGAGGCGGCGTACACCTACGACGTGGGGATGGAACACTTCGTCTACGAGGACCGGAGCCGGTTCCGCGACTTCCTCGACCCGGACATCGCCCGCCACGCCGACGGCCTCTCCCTGCTCGGGACGATGCAGGAACACGTCGAGGACTACTTCGACCACCCGAAGCTCCAGCAGGTGATGCAGTACACGCTCGTGTTCCTCGGCGGGTCGCCGACGAACACCCCCGCGCTGTACAACCTGATGAGCCACGTCGACTTCAACCTCGGCGTCTGGTACCCGGAGAACGGGCTGGGCGGCGTCGTCGACGGCATCGCCGAACTCGGCGGGGAACTGGGCGTCGAGTTCCGCACCGGCGAGCCCGCCACCGAGATCAAGGGCAAGCGCGGCGGCTTCCTCGTCGAGACCGAGGGCGGCAAACACCTCGCGGACCTGGTCGTCAGCGACGCCGACTACGCCCACACCGAGCAGGACCTGCTCCCGCCGGAGAAGCGCGGCTTCTCGGCCGACTACTGGGACTCCCGGACGTACGCGCCCTCCGCCTTCCTCATGTACCTCGGCGTCGAGGGCGAGGTGCCCGAACTGGCCCACCACACGCTCGTCCTGCCGGCGAACTGGCAGCAGCACTTCGACCGCATCTTCGAGGACCCGGGCTGGCCCGACGACCCCGCTTACTACCTCTGTGTGCCCTCCAAGACCGACGACACTGTCGCGCCGGAGGGCCACAGCAACCTGTTCGCCCTCGTCCCGATCGCCCCCGGGCTGGACGACGGCCCCGAGGTTCGCGAGGAGTACCGGGACCTCGTCCTCCGGGACATCGCGGCCCACGCCGACACCGACCTCCGGGACCGGATCGTCGTCGAGGAGATATTCTCGGTCTCGGACTTCGCGGACCGCTACAACAGCGTCCAGGGGACCGCGCTGGGGATGGCCCACACGCTCTCCCAGACGGCCGCGTTCCGGCCGCCCCACCGCTCGAAGGAGGTCGACGGCCTCTACTTCACCGGCTCGTACACGACGCCGGGCATCGGCGTGCCGATGTGTCTCATCAGCGGCGACGTGACCGCGGAGAAGGTGGTCGAGGACGCGCGAGCATGA
- a CDS encoding SDR family NAD(P)-dependent oxidoreductase, with the protein MNGETAVVTGGTEGIGRAVAREFADAGASVVLCARDADRVADAVDAIEADGGTATGIRADVRDEFDVERLMETAARFRDDGIDHVVANAGVYHGDPGETPLSGESYAAFDDHLRTNARGVFASVSEALPHLNDGARVLVPTGSVARDAEPGTGSYAVSKAAAEAVARGFAADTPHAVGCVDPGLVATDLSGSGGRDPADVAPIFRWAATDAPAAELDGSVLGLREWRSATR; encoded by the coding sequence ATGAACGGCGAGACGGCCGTCGTGACCGGCGGCACCGAGGGGATCGGACGGGCGGTCGCACGCGAGTTCGCGGACGCCGGGGCGAGCGTGGTGCTCTGTGCCCGCGACGCGGATAGGGTGGCCGACGCCGTCGACGCCATCGAGGCCGACGGCGGGACCGCGACGGGCATCCGCGCCGACGTGCGCGACGAGTTCGACGTCGAGCGGCTGATGGAGACCGCCGCGCGCTTCCGCGACGACGGCATCGACCACGTCGTCGCCAACGCGGGCGTCTACCACGGCGATCCGGGCGAGACGCCGCTGTCGGGCGAGTCGTACGCGGCGTTCGACGACCACCTGCGGACGAACGCCCGCGGCGTGTTCGCGTCGGTCAGCGAGGCGCTGCCGCACCTGAACGACGGCGCGCGGGTGCTGGTGCCGACCGGGTCGGTCGCGCGCGACGCCGAGCCCGGGACGGGGTCCTACGCCGTCTCGAAGGCGGCCGCCGAGGCCGTCGCCCGCGGGTTCGCCGCCGACACCCCCCACGCGGTCGGCTGCGTCGATCCGGGGCTGGTCGCCACCGACCTGTCCGGGTCGGGGGGCCGCGACCCGGCCGACGTCGCCCCCATCTTCCGGTGGGCGGCGACCGACGCGCCGGCGGCGGAACTGGACGGAAGCGTCCTCGGCCTCCGCGAGTGGCGCTCGGCGACGCGATAA
- a CDS encoding ZIP family metal transporter yields the protein MGINERGNIVNIFRGTSGVGAVAVALLVGLTGFAVLFAGRATGTDKVVVISWVAFAAMAGAAPLGARSAGDERALTLVWGYGLASGAMVTSAAVFLLPQAFGLHPKVGGFGVAAGLLTGFGAHTVGHRFTHVDFGFDHTALELTAHALSAGAIIGIIYGNMPELGPLLGLAIVSHKGPAGYAAARRLASDGRPVSVLLLPAAGVGLTAIPAALVQLPANQTLNAAVFGFAAGVFLHVAMDFLPECELGGEVYEVAQVGDDAHHLLDRLRLHAVGSTAFGALVVFAAWLVVS from the coding sequence ATGGGTATTAACGAACGGGGAAATATTGTTAATATTTTCCGGGGGACCTCCGGCGTCGGGGCCGTCGCGGTGGCGCTGCTCGTCGGGCTGACCGGGTTCGCCGTGCTGTTTGCCGGCCGCGCGACCGGCACCGACAAGGTCGTCGTCATCTCGTGGGTGGCGTTCGCCGCGATGGCCGGGGCCGCGCCGCTCGGCGCGCGCAGCGCCGGCGACGAGCGCGCGCTGACGCTGGTGTGGGGCTACGGCCTCGCCAGCGGCGCGATGGTGACCAGCGCGGCCGTCTTCCTGCTCCCGCAGGCGTTCGGCCTCCACCCGAAGGTCGGCGGCTTCGGCGTCGCCGCGGGGCTGCTGACGGGCTTTGGCGCACACACCGTCGGCCACCGCTTCACGCACGTCGACTTCGGCTTCGACCACACGGCGCTGGAGCTGACCGCCCACGCGCTGTCGGCGGGTGCCATCATCGGGATCATCTACGGCAACATGCCGGAACTGGGGCCGCTGCTCGGGCTCGCCATCGTCTCGCACAAGGGGCCGGCGGGCTACGCCGCGGCCCGTCGGCTCGCCTCGGACGGCCGGCCCGTCTCCGTCCTGCTGCTGCCGGCCGCCGGGGTCGGGCTGACGGCCATCCCCGCGGCGCTCGTCCAGTTGCCGGCGAACCAGACGCTGAACGCCGCGGTGTTTGGCTTCGCGGCCGGCGTGTTCCTCCACGTCGCGATGGACTTCCTCCCGGAGTGCGAACTCGGCGGCGAGGTGTACGAGGTGGCGCAGGTGGGCGACGACGCCCACCACCTGCTCGACCGGCTCCGCCTGCACGCGGTCGGGAGCACGGCGTTCGGGGCGCTCGTCGTGTTCGCGGCGTGGCTGGTCGTCAGCTGA
- the ppc gene encoding phosphoenolpyruvate carboxylase — protein sequence MRLHNREVRQDVRELGALLGDVLADQASQSAFETVETLRTSAIDYRAGEIDSRMPLQNELDGLTPELESVVARAFTTYFELINLAEERERVRAIRTGSHEGDLEDSLEAAAAELSEADPETVEQVLDDVLIEPTFTAHPTEARRKTVKSKLRQVATHLETLDERLLTDKERGQVERDIDAEVTSLWQTPQVRKRRPNPEDEARNVQWYLENTLFDVVGEVYDELEDALDEEMAESIDVPKLFEFRSWAGSDRDGNPYVTREVTENTLERQRAVVLDRYRTQLKELSGVLSQDGSRIDVGERFEKSLAADRERLPGIADEAEERYPGEPYRQKLKLMRERLNRVGDVRPGGYEEVGELQDDLAVLAESLRDNGADSVAEAHVDPLARRVDTFGFSLASLDLRDHQENHTEAVAEALAREGIDYESMGEDERMEVLTESVLQDEPVVDVSDQADLSDTAARVLERFEALAEWHREYGIQAIDTYAISMTEEPSHVMEVLFLADQADVVELPGHCGIDVVPLLETESALSGARRIMGTLFENEAYAEALDARGNTQEIMLGYSDSNKENGFLAANWSLYKNQRHLAEICDDFDVTMRLFHGRGGSISRGGGPMNDALLALPNETITGQVKFTEQGEAIAEKYANPRVAERNIEQMINAQLRARYRAMNNPEEDVRDEWVEAMDTMADAAREEYRGLLETDGFVSYFEQATPITVIEDLNLGSRPASRSGERNVEDLRAIPWVFSWTQSRCILPGWYALATGIRAYLDDGGDLDTLGEMYDEWPFFRTTLDNAAMALGRTDMEIAAEYADLATPELREQFFPRVTEEYEDAVDLITDIADREDTIARDWLRESLRRRNPYVDPLNLLQTHLLRQTHRTDDEERTLRLTVKGIAAGMKNTG from the coding sequence ATGCGATTACACAACAGGGAGGTACGCCAGGACGTCCGGGAGCTCGGGGCGCTCCTGGGGGACGTGCTGGCCGACCAGGCGTCCCAGTCGGCGTTCGAGACGGTCGAGACGCTCCGGACGTCGGCCATCGACTACCGGGCCGGCGAGATCGATTCGCGGATGCCCCTCCAGAACGAGCTCGACGGGCTGACGCCGGAGCTTGAGAGCGTCGTCGCCCGTGCGTTCACCACCTACTTCGAACTGATCAATCTCGCGGAGGAGCGCGAGCGGGTCCGGGCCATCCGCACGGGCTCCCACGAGGGCGACCTGGAGGACAGCCTGGAGGCCGCCGCCGCGGAGCTGTCCGAGGCCGACCCCGAGACGGTCGAGCAGGTGCTCGACGACGTGCTCATCGAGCCGACGTTCACCGCCCACCCGACCGAGGCCCGGCGGAAGACGGTGAAATCGAAGCTCCGACAGGTCGCGACCCACCTCGAAACGCTGGACGAGCGCCTGCTCACCGACAAGGAGCGGGGCCAGGTCGAGCGCGACATCGACGCCGAGGTGACGAGCCTCTGGCAGACGCCGCAGGTCCGCAAGCGCCGCCCGAACCCCGAGGACGAGGCGCGCAACGTCCAGTGGTACCTGGAGAACACGCTGTTCGACGTCGTCGGCGAGGTGTACGACGAACTCGAGGACGCCCTGGACGAGGAGATGGCCGAATCGATCGACGTGCCGAAGCTGTTCGAGTTCCGGTCGTGGGCCGGGAGCGACCGCGACGGCAACCCGTACGTGACGCGTGAGGTGACCGAGAACACGCTGGAGCGCCAGCGCGCGGTCGTCCTCGACCGCTACCGCACGCAACTGAAGGAGCTGTCGGGCGTCCTCAGCCAGGACGGGAGCCGGATCGACGTGGGCGAGCGCTTCGAGAAGTCGCTGGCCGCCGACCGCGAGCGCCTGCCCGGCATCGCCGACGAGGCCGAGGAGCGCTACCCCGGCGAGCCGTACAGACAGAAGCTGAAGCTGATGCGCGAGCGGCTCAACAGGGTCGGCGACGTGCGCCCCGGCGGCTACGAGGAGGTGGGCGAACTGCAGGACGACCTCGCGGTGCTGGCCGAGAGCCTGCGCGACAACGGGGCCGACAGCGTCGCCGAGGCCCACGTCGACCCGCTCGCCCGCCGCGTCGACACGTTCGGGTTCAGCCTGGCGAGCCTCGACCTGCGCGACCACCAGGAGAACCACACGGAGGCCGTCGCCGAGGCGCTGGCCCGGGAGGGGATCGACTACGAGTCGATGGGCGAGGACGAGCGGATGGAGGTGCTGACCGAGAGCGTCCTGCAGGACGAACCGGTCGTCGACGTGAGCGACCAGGCCGACCTCTCCGACACCGCGGCGCGCGTGCTGGAGCGGTTCGAGGCCCTCGCGGAGTGGCACCGCGAGTACGGCATCCAGGCGATCGACACGTACGCCATCTCGATGACCGAGGAGCCGAGCCACGTCATGGAGGTGCTGTTCCTCGCCGACCAGGCCGACGTGGTCGAACTGCCGGGCCACTGCGGGATCGACGTCGTCCCGCTGCTGGAGACCGAGAGCGCGCTGTCGGGTGCGCGCCGGATCATGGGCACGCTGTTCGAGAACGAGGCGTACGCGGAGGCGCTCGACGCCCGGGGGAACACCCAGGAGATCATGCTGGGCTACTCCGACTCGAACAAGGAGAACGGCTTCCTCGCGGCCAACTGGTCGCTGTACAAGAACCAGCGCCACCTCGCGGAGATCTGCGACGACTTCGACGTGACGATGCGGCTGTTCCACGGCCGTGGCGGCTCCATCTCTCGTGGCGGCGGGCCGATGAACGACGCCCTGCTGGCCCTGCCGAACGAGACGATCACCGGGCAGGTGAAGTTCACCGAGCAGGGCGAGGCGATAGCCGAGAAGTACGCGAACCCGCGGGTCGCCGAGCGCAACATCGAGCAGATGATAAACGCCCAGTTGCGGGCGCGCTACCGGGCGATGAACAACCCCGAGGAGGACGTGCGCGACGAGTGGGTCGAGGCGATGGACACGATGGCCGACGCCGCCCGCGAGGAGTACCGCGGGCTGCTGGAGACCGACGGCTTCGTCTCGTACTTCGAGCAGGCGACGCCGATCACCGTCATCGAGGACCTCAACCTCGGCTCCCGGCCCGCCTCCCGCTCGGGCGAGCGCAACGTCGAGGACCTGCGGGCGATCCCGTGGGTGTTCTCGTGGACCCAGTCGCGCTGTATCCTGCCGGGCTGGTACGCGCTGGCGACCGGGATCCGGGCGTACCTCGACGACGGCGGCGACCTCGACACGCTGGGTGAGATGTACGACGAGTGGCCGTTCTTCCGGACGACGCTCGACAACGCCGCGATGGCGCTCGGCCGCACGGACATGGAGATCGCCGCCGAGTACGCCGACCTCGCGACGCCGGAACTGCGCGAGCAGTTCTTCCCCCGCGTGACCGAGGAGTACGAGGACGCCGTCGACCTGATCACCGACATCGCCGACCGCGAGGACACCATCGCCCGCGACTGGCTCCGCGAGAGCCTCCGCCGGCGGAACCCCTACGTCGACCCGCTGAACCTGCTCCAGACCCACCTGCTCCGGCAGACCCACCGAACGGACGACGAGGAGCGGACGCTCCGCCTGACGGTGAAGGGGATCGCGGCCGGGATGAAAAACACCGGGTAG
- a CDS encoding transcription factor S translates to MQFCDDCGSMMKSRDGEMVCTSCGASVERDEDRAAQFVSTEAQSEDDVIETEEGANFEGKPTADDVHCDECGHTKAWYTIKQTGSADEPPTRFFKCQECGNRWRDYN, encoded by the coding sequence ATGCAGTTCTGCGACGACTGCGGCTCCATGATGAAATCGCGAGACGGGGAGATGGTCTGTACGAGCTGCGGCGCGAGCGTCGAGCGCGACGAGGACCGCGCCGCCCAGTTCGTCAGCACGGAGGCCCAGTCCGAGGACGACGTGATAGAGACCGAGGAGGGCGCGAACTTCGAGGGGAAGCCGACCGCCGACGACGTCCACTGCGACGAGTGCGGCCACACGAAGGCGTGGTACACGATCAAACAGACCGGCTCGGCCGACGAGCCGCCGACGCGCTTCTTCAAGTGCCAGGAGTGTGGCAACCGCTGGCGGGACTACAACTGA
- a CDS encoding RAD55 family ATPase, with the protein MDRIPFGISRLDSMINGGAPPGSVVLLAGDIGAGAREFLYTSAAMNALVDADPELFDLYYGSLDDNSVVPESIHYLSFTSNQPAIVDEMGFTMDEDIVDAVAEPIRFADLSPEYFQLSPVPTEWYAHRTQDITSLGERHDRRDVLDAMGDYLNENAAGNLVLVDSVTDLISAASENMDWSDITMLMKGLKKASQEWGGLILLHVNVEALTDTQLGRLNDAADGTIRFRWESGGSERDRAMIVQSFRGVLSRLEEENIVQFETEIDDDGFNITNVRKIR; encoded by the coding sequence ATGGACCGCATCCCCTTCGGCATCTCGCGGCTCGACTCGATGATAAACGGGGGCGCGCCGCCGGGGAGCGTCGTCCTCCTGGCCGGCGACATCGGCGCGGGGGCGCGGGAGTTCCTCTACACCAGCGCCGCGATGAACGCGCTCGTCGACGCCGACCCGGAGCTGTTCGACCTCTACTACGGCTCGCTCGACGACAACTCGGTCGTGCCGGAGTCGATCCACTACCTCTCTTTCACCAGCAACCAGCCCGCGATCGTCGACGAGATGGGGTTCACGATGGACGAGGACATCGTCGACGCCGTCGCGGAGCCGATCCGCTTTGCGGACCTCTCGCCCGAGTACTTCCAGCTCTCGCCGGTGCCGACGGAGTGGTACGCCCACCGGACGCAGGACATCACGTCGCTCGGGGAGCGCCACGACCGCCGGGACGTGCTCGACGCGATGGGCGACTACCTGAACGAGAACGCCGCCGGCAACCTCGTGCTCGTCGACTCCGTCACCGACCTCATCAGCGCGGCCAGCGAGAACATGGACTGGTCGGACATCACGATGCTGATGAAGGGCCTGAAGAAGGCGTCCCAGGAGTGGGGCGGCCTCATCCTGCTCCACGTCAACGTCGAGGCGCTGACCGACACCCAGCTCGGTCGGCTCAACGACGCCGCCGACGGGACGATCCGGTTCCGGTGGGAGAGCGGCGGCAGCGAGCGCGACCGCGCGATGATCGTCCAGTCGTTCCGCGGCGTCCTCTCCCGGCTGGAGGAGGAAAACATCGTCCAGTTCGAGACGGAGATCGACGACGACGGGTTCAACATCACCAACGTCCGCAAGATCCGGTGA